Proteins from one Cryptomeria japonica chromosome 4, Sugi_1.0, whole genome shotgun sequence genomic window:
- the LOC131034378 gene encoding phenylcoumaran benzylic ether reductase IRL1 — protein MGGSRVLIIGGTGYIGRHVTNASLAQGHPTFLLVREITPSNPEKAQLLESFTSKGATLVQGSIDDHASLVAALKKVDVVISTLGAPQIADQFNLIKAIKEVGTIKRFFPSEFGNDVDKHHAVEPMKSMFDLKIKLRRTIEAEGIPHTYVVPHCFAGYFLTNLAQLGLAAPPRDKIVIYGDGTTKAVYMKEEDIGTFTIKAVDDPRTLNKTLYLKPPANTISTNDLVALWEAKIGKTLVKVYLSEEQVLKLLQDTPFPGTFMVSIFHTIYVKGDQTNFQIGPDGVEASALYPDVKYTTVEEYISAFV, from the exons ATGGGAGGAAGTAGGGTTTTGATAATAGGAGGAACTGGTTACATTGGTAGACATGTGACCAATGCAAGCCTTGCCCAAGGTCACCCCACTTTCCTCCTTGTTAGAGAAATCACACCTTCCAACCCTGAAAAGGCCCAGCTGCTAGAGTCCTTCACATCCAAAGGAGCAACTCTGGTTCAA GGGTCCATAGATGATCATGCAAGCCTTGTAGCAGCACTGAAGAAGGTGGATGTAGTCATTTCAACATTGGGTGCACCACAGATAGCAGATCAGTTCAATCTAATCAAGGCTATCAAAGAAGTTGGAACTATCAAG AGGTTTTTCCCATCAGAGTTTGGGAATGATGTTGATAAGCACCATGCAGTGGAGCCTATGAAGAGTATGTTTGACTTGAAAATCAAACTTCGCCGGACTATTGAGGCAGAAGGCATTCCACATACATATGTTGTTCCACATTGTTTTGCAGGCTACTTTCTTACTAATCTTGCACAGCTTGGGCTAGCTGCCCCGCCAAGGGATAAAATTGTTATTTATGGAGATGGAACTACCAAAG CTGTATATATGAAGGAAGAAGATATTGGGACATTCACAATCAAGGCAGTGGATGATCCAAGGACCTTGAACAAGACCCTCTACTTGAAGCCTCCTGCCAATACTATCTCCACCAATGATCTCGTAGCCCTTTGGGAGGCGAAGATAGGGAAGACTTTGGTGAAGGTCTATCTATCTGAGGAGCAGGTTCTTAAACTACTCCAAG ATACACCATTTCCAGGGACTTTTATGGTATCCATTTTTCACACCATTTATGTGAAAGGAGATCAAACCAATTTTCAGATTGGACCTGATGGGGTTGAGGCCAGTGCGCTGTACCCAGATGTGAAATATACAACTGTTGAAGAGTACATCAGTGCATTTGTATGA